The genomic stretch GGCGCCGAGCAGCGGGTGGCGCTCGCCCTCCGGCGGGCGGCCGCGCTGCGGCCCGACGTCGTCGCGCTCGTGCGGGGCGGCGGCGCCCGCTCCGACCTCGCCACCTTCGACGCCGAGGTCGTCGCCCGGACCGTCTGCGGGCTCGGGGTCCCGGTGGTGACCGGCATCGGCCACGAGGTCGACTGGAGCGTGGCCGACGAGGTCGCCCACGTGGCGTTCAAGACGCCGACGGCGTGCGCGGCCGGGCTGGTGGCCGAGGTGCGGTCGTTCACCGAGCGGCTGGCCCGGGCGTGGGAGCGCCTCGCCGGGCGGGCCGGCCACCGCCTCGACGCGGCCGACCGGGCGCTGGCCGGCACGGCGGCCGCCGTCGGCCGGGCCACGAGGGGCAGCCTGGCCGTCGCCTGGCGGGGCACCGACGAGGCCGCCCGGCGCCTCGAGCGGGAGGCGACCCTGGCCGTCGACCGCTCGGCGGCCCGCCTGGCCGTCCACGGCGGGCGGCTGGAGGGGGCCACCCGGGCGCACCTGCGGGCGGCCGACCGGTCGCTGGCCGGGGCGACGGCGCGCCTGTCGACGCGGACGCGCCGGGCGCTGGCCGCCGCCGACTCGGTGGTGCGGGTGGCCGAGACGAGGGCGACGGCGCTCGACCCGGCCAAGGCGCTGGCCCGGGGCTGGTCGATCACGAGGGACGCGGATGGCCGGGTCGTCCGCTCGGTGGCCGCGCTGGCGCCGGGCGACCGGCTGGTGACGACGTTCGCCGACGGCTCGGCGGCCAGCCGGGTGGAGGAGGTGCCCGGGTGAGCGGGCCGGGTCGGGTCGGAGGGCGACGACGCGGGCGGGCGCCGGGGCGCGCCGCCGGCACGAGGGAGGTGTCCGGGTGAGCGACCGGGAGCCGGGCTACGGGGCGGCGCTGGCCGAGCTGGAGGCGATCCTCGACGAGCTGGAGGACGACGCCCTCGACGTCGACGTGCTCGCCGCCCGCGTCCGCCGGGCGGCCGAGCTGATCCGCCTGTGCCGGCGCCGCATCACCGACGCCCGCATGGAGGTCG from Acidimicrobiales bacterium encodes the following:
- the xseB gene encoding exodeoxyribonuclease VII small subunit, whose protein sequence is MSDREPGYGAALAELEAILDELEDDALDVDVLAARVRRAAELIRLCRRRITDARMEVEQVVASLEELEATAGERPEPE
- the xseA gene encoding exodeoxyribonuclease VII large subunit, translating into MAGEERTWSVSELSDGIAVALRKSFPDEVWVRGEIQGWKAGRAGHAYFQLTDHEEGDDRPTACLSVALFANARQRVVAMLRRAGGVRLADGIEVRIRGRLAYYGPQGRLQLLMSAIDPEHTLGRMAADRDRLLRALRAEGLVDAQAGLRMPVAPLHVALVTAASSAAASDFLHELAGSGLAFRVRVLDTRVQGPGAEQRVALALRRAAALRPDVVALVRGGGARSDLATFDAEVVARTVCGLGVPVVTGIGHEVDWSVADEVAHVAFKTPTACAAGLVAEVRSFTERLARAWERLAGRAGHRLDAADRALAGTAAAVGRATRGSLAVAWRGTDEAARRLEREATLAVDRSAARLAVHGGRLEGATRAHLRAADRSLAGATARLSTRTRRALAAADSVVRVAETRATALDPAKALARGWSITRDADGRVVRSVAALAPGDRLVTTFADGSAASRVEEVPG